A window of the Synechococcus sp. M16.1 genome harbors these coding sequences:
- a CDS encoding NAD(P)-dependent oxidoreductase codes for MSLRHDYRSRPPEQVRVVVFGATGYIGRFVVKELVDRGYQVIAFARERSGIGGRQSKDEVIADFPGAEVRFGDVTDPASIAAEAFDQPTDVVVSCLASRTGGRKDSWAIDHAATLNTYEQGRAAGVAHYVLLSAICVQKPLLEFQKAKLAFEAVLQADEEMSHSIVRPTAFFKSLGGQVESCRKGGPYVMFGGGTLASCKPISEADLARFMADCIHDESKRNQVLPIGGPGPALSAREQGEMLFRALNKPERMLSVPIALMDAPIAVLDALARVFPGINDTAEFGRIGRYYASESMLVWDEQKQCYDADATPSYGTDTLEQFFERVAREGMAGQDLGDAALF; via the coding sequence ATGTCCCTCCGCCACGACTACCGCAGCCGACCACCCGAACAGGTGCGCGTGGTGGTGTTCGGAGCCACGGGCTACATCGGCCGCTTTGTGGTGAAGGAACTGGTGGACCGGGGCTACCAGGTGATCGCCTTCGCACGCGAGCGCAGCGGCATCGGTGGTCGTCAGAGCAAAGACGAGGTGATCGCCGATTTCCCGGGTGCTGAGGTGCGCTTCGGGGATGTCACCGATCCAGCCTCAATCGCAGCCGAGGCCTTCGATCAACCCACGGATGTGGTGGTGAGTTGCCTGGCGTCCCGCACCGGCGGCCGCAAGGATTCCTGGGCGATTGACCACGCAGCAACCCTCAACACTTATGAGCAGGGACGGGCAGCCGGGGTGGCCCACTACGTGCTGCTCTCGGCCATCTGTGTGCAGAAGCCGCTGCTGGAATTTCAGAAGGCGAAGCTGGCCTTCGAAGCCGTGTTGCAGGCGGATGAGGAGATGAGCCACTCCATCGTTCGCCCCACCGCCTTTTTCAAAAGCCTGGGCGGACAGGTGGAAAGCTGCCGCAAGGGCGGCCCCTACGTGATGTTCGGAGGTGGAACCCTCGCCAGCTGCAAGCCGATCAGCGAAGCCGATCTGGCCCGGTTCATGGCCGACTGCATCCATGACGAGTCCAAACGCAACCAGGTGCTGCCCATTGGGGGGCCGGGTCCGGCACTAAGCGCCCGGGAGCAGGGAGAGATGCTCTTCCGCGCTCTCAACAAGCCCGAACGGATGCTGTCGGTGCCGATTGCCCTGATGGATGCACCGATCGCCGTGCTGGACGCCCTGGCTCGCGTGTTCCCAGGCATCAACGACACGGCGGAATTTGGTCGGATCGGCCGCTACTACGCCAGCGAATCGATGCTCGTCTGGGACGAGCAGAAGCAGTGCTACGACGCGGATGCAACGCCGTCCTATGGAACCGACACGCTGGAGCAGTTCTTTGAGCGCGTGGCCCGGGAGGGCATGGCCGGGCAGGACCTGGGGGATGCGGCGCTGTTCTGA
- the malQ gene encoding 4-alpha-glucanotransferase, translating into MDHSTVDPAKAGRGRSTGVLLHPTALPGSPVCGSFGEPCRRWLQLLADHGIGVWQMLPLSPPDPTGSPYSSPSCNALNPWFLDGQDLANEGYIGEEALRAAPGADAALEGAERVEFQLAQQQASALGDALLDAWPEQDQVRHDAFNRWAQQQRSWLQDHARFQVLHDQHNTAWWEWPLPLARHDNKALKTWAQQHDDALLREQLIQWQLDRQWQAIRRQATNLGIQLFGDLPFYVSSDSADVWSNRSLFTVKENGQLTTQSGVPPDYFSATGQLWGSPVYRWGQHRITRFRWWRQRIARQREMVDLLRLDHFRALAAFWAVPGGDSTAENGQWQPSPGHALLRKLRRDAGGSLPLIAEDLGVITPDVEQLRDAFRLPGMKVLQFAFDGASDNPYLPENTDGHRWVVYTGTHDNPTTLGWWNALDADSRARIATRVNGEISAPAWHLLDMAFATTAGLVIAPLQDLMHLDDRARFNTPGTCDGNWSWRLGSFDAALGNALGGYGSRGAVWGRSLSGAGNLLTR; encoded by the coding sequence ATGGATCACTCCACCGTTGACCCGGCCAAGGCCGGGAGGGGGCGCAGCACCGGGGTGCTGCTGCATCCCACCGCTCTGCCTGGCAGCCCCGTCTGCGGCAGCTTTGGTGAGCCCTGCCGCCGTTGGCTCCAGCTGCTGGCCGACCATGGCATCGGCGTCTGGCAGATGCTGCCCCTGTCCCCGCCGGATCCCACCGGCTCGCCCTACAGCTCTCCCTCCTGCAATGCCCTGAACCCCTGGTTCCTCGACGGCCAAGACCTGGCCAACGAGGGGTACATCGGCGAAGAAGCGCTCAGGGCCGCTCCAGGGGCTGATGCAGCGCTGGAGGGTGCGGAGCGTGTGGAGTTCCAGCTGGCCCAGCAACAGGCCAGTGCCCTGGGGGATGCCCTGCTTGACGCCTGGCCTGAGCAGGATCAGGTGCGACATGACGCCTTCAATCGCTGGGCGCAACAGCAGCGCAGCTGGCTGCAGGACCATGCCCGTTTCCAGGTTCTGCACGATCAACACAACACCGCTTGGTGGGAGTGGCCGCTGCCGCTGGCCCGGCATGACAACAAAGCCCTCAAGACCTGGGCGCAGCAACACGATGACGCGTTGCTGCGGGAACAGCTGATCCAATGGCAGCTCGACCGGCAGTGGCAGGCAATCCGCCGCCAGGCGACCAACCTGGGCATCCAGCTGTTTGGCGATCTGCCCTTCTATGTGAGCAGTGACAGCGCCGATGTCTGGAGCAACCGTTCGCTCTTCACCGTCAAGGAGAACGGCCAGCTCACCACCCAGAGCGGTGTTCCGCCCGATTACTTCTCGGCAACCGGACAGCTGTGGGGCTCACCGGTGTACCGCTGGGGACAACATCGAATCACGCGCTTCCGCTGGTGGCGGCAAAGAATTGCGCGCCAGCGGGAGATGGTGGATCTGCTGCGCCTGGATCACTTCCGGGCCCTTGCGGCCTTCTGGGCCGTCCCCGGAGGAGACAGCACCGCAGAGAACGGACAGTGGCAGCCCTCGCCGGGTCACGCCCTGCTGCGCAAGCTGCGCAGGGATGCCGGTGGCTCTCTCCCCTTGATTGCCGAGGATCTCGGCGTGATCACACCGGATGTGGAACAACTCCGCGATGCCTTCCGGTTGCCGGGCATGAAAGTGCTGCAGTTCGCATTCGACGGCGCATCCGACAACCCCTATCTGCCGGAAAACACCGATGGGCATCGCTGGGTCGTCTACACCGGCACCCACGACAACCCCACAACGCTGGGCTGGTGGAACGCGTTGGATGCCGACAGCCGCGCCCGCATCGCCACGCGGGTGAATGGTGAGATCAGTGCTCCGGCCTGGCATCTGCTCGACATGGCCTTTGCCACAACCGCAGGCCTGGTGATCGCCCCATTGCAGGACCTGATGCACCTCGACGACCGGGCCAGGTTCAACACCCCCGGCACCTGCGACGGCAATTGGAGCTGGAGGCTGGGCAGCTTTGATGCCGCGCTGGGGAATGCCCTGGGCGGCTACGGGAGCAGGGGAGCGGTCTGGGGGAGGTCGCTCTCCGGAGCCGGCAATTTGTTGACCCGGTAG
- a CDS encoding helix-turn-helix domain-containing protein, with translation MAQQPMRLKRPGLWWRRPRKGSSPDAGTVEAQEQQRQDLGLLLRRRREELGLSLRDLANETRITTPVIEALERGWRDRLPERAYLASMLPQIERRLALPGGCLAPLLPPPVLLRRGPAKAGLGRFTLGNIDVFTTWQGTVVYAAVIAFSLLAINRQQQDLALRNSLSLEPVRADVEAISRGPNPVGSDEGIAALRPLEQVQKRTPQQWLDLVRDALPQSQGVLEVVVAEPRELQLSSGGGDRVQFATSAGTLTLQLMAPIEVRLDPPAGAEDQVLWNGEPLPVDQERPGIYRVNKLPAPESDLPQTAPLLP, from the coding sequence GTGGCCCAACAGCCCATGCGACTGAAGCGTCCAGGACTTTGGTGGCGACGTCCGCGCAAGGGTTCCAGCCCTGATGCCGGCACGGTTGAGGCCCAGGAGCAGCAGCGTCAGGATCTGGGGCTGCTGCTGCGACGGCGCCGCGAGGAGCTGGGCCTCTCGCTGCGTGATCTGGCCAATGAGACCCGGATCACCACCCCCGTGATCGAGGCCCTGGAGCGGGGCTGGCGTGATCGCCTGCCCGAGCGGGCCTACCTCGCCTCGATGCTTCCTCAGATCGAGCGTCGCCTGGCCCTGCCCGGCGGATGCCTCGCCCCCCTGCTTCCCCCGCCGGTGTTGCTCCGCCGCGGACCCGCCAAAGCGGGCCTGGGTCGCTTCACCCTGGGCAACATCGATGTGTTCACCACGTGGCAGGGAACGGTCGTTTATGCGGCAGTGATCGCCTTCAGCCTGCTGGCCATCAACCGTCAACAACAGGACCTGGCCCTGCGCAACAGCCTCAGCCTCGAACCAGTGCGTGCTGATGTGGAGGCGATTAGCCGTGGTCCGAACCCGGTGGGTTCAGACGAAGGCATCGCGGCCCTGCGCCCCCTGGAACAGGTTCAGAAACGCACGCCTCAGCAGTGGCTTGATCTGGTGCGGGATGCCCTGCCGCAGTCCCAGGGGGTGCTGGAGGTTGTTGTGGCTGAGCCAAGAGAGCTGCAGCTCTCCAGCGGTGGGGGAGATCGGGTTCAATTCGCAACGAGCGCCGGCACGCTCACTCTGCAGTTGATGGCCCCGATCGAGGTGCGCCTGGACCCTCCGGCTGGTGCTGAGGATCAGGTGCTCTGGAATGGAGAGCCTCTGCCTGTGGATCAAGAGCGGCCGGGGATCTACCGGGTCAACAAATTGCCGGCTCCGGAGAGCGACCTCCCCCAGACCGCTCCCCTGCTCCCGTAG
- a CDS encoding pseudouridine synthase gives MTRQRLQKLIAAAGLCSRRRAEEWLQAGRVTVDGQIARVGDQADPQQQTIHVDGLPLPSRGVARVLLINKPVGVICSCDDPQGRRTVLDLLPPQHRAGLHSVGRLDADSHGALLLTDLGELTLKLTHPRYSHAKTYRVWVKGVPPEPVLDRWRRGLPLDGRLTRPARVRRLRAWGDRSLLEIELREGRNRQIRRMAEALGHPVLDLQRTAIAGLPLGDLAEGCWIWLSEGEWKPLLKRADPMEWPNSPCD, from the coding sequence ATGACGCGCCAGCGCCTGCAGAAACTGATCGCTGCTGCCGGCCTCTGCTCCAGGCGCCGGGCTGAGGAATGGCTGCAGGCCGGCCGCGTGACGGTGGATGGACAGATCGCCCGCGTTGGCGACCAGGCCGATCCGCAGCAGCAGACGATTCATGTGGATGGTCTGCCGTTGCCGTCCCGTGGTGTGGCGCGGGTTCTGCTGATCAACAAGCCGGTGGGGGTGATCTGCAGCTGCGATGACCCGCAGGGTCGCCGCACGGTGCTGGACCTGCTGCCCCCGCAGCATCGGGCTGGTCTTCACTCCGTTGGCCGTCTGGATGCCGACAGCCATGGTGCGCTTCTGCTCACCGATCTGGGTGAGCTCACCTTGAAGCTCACCCACCCGCGTTACAGCCACGCCAAGACCTACCGGGTGTGGGTGAAGGGTGTGCCGCCGGAGCCGGTCCTCGATCGCTGGCGTCGGGGTCTGCCTTTGGATGGACGCTTGACCCGCCCCGCTCGGGTGCGCCGGTTGCGGGCCTGGGGTGACCGCTCGCTTCTGGAAATTGAGCTGCGGGAAGGGCGCAACCGACAGATCCGCCGGATGGCGGAAGCCCTGGGCCATCCGGTGCTGGACCTGCAGCGCACGGCCATTGCTGGGTTGCCGCTCGGTGATCTGGCCGAGGGGTGCTGGATCTGGTTGAGCGAGGGAGAATGGAAGCCCTTGCTCAAACGGGCTGACCCGATGGAGTGGCCCAACAGCCCATGCGACTGA
- a CDS encoding cell wall metabolism sensor histidine kinase WalK, translated as MVISAALGFAAGIGITLLLQRRRRVLVSKGTSKRTSKDRSIVLNAPQLLAWIDAATQGWMILAPDHSIAYINDRAERLLHIPSNRLVRGMKLRDVLDIPVLEELIFSSRYQLRSQRCEWDQQGTPLEAVVLPGSDECWLVLIQSRQSLEAQQQQQERWVSDVAHELKTPLTALMLVSDRLELAVKEDDTALVQRLQKELRRLQLLVEDLLELSRLENSLPQDDSEHVPLTLEDLVDSAWGSIGPIAEERRVTLQLDRSESGPLRGDQRRLHRAVLNLLDNALRYSPDESSIDVSVRQSGGWWLLSIRDHGPGLSEADLTRMFQRFYRGDPSRTRSNRSGSGLGLAIVQQIAVNHGGRIEARNHPAGGACMDLLLPREPLQ; from the coding sequence GTGGTGATCTCCGCCGCACTCGGCTTTGCAGCTGGCATTGGGATCACGCTTCTGCTGCAGCGTCGACGCCGCGTTCTGGTGTCCAAGGGAACGTCGAAGCGAACGTCCAAGGATCGCTCCATCGTCTTGAACGCTCCCCAGCTGCTGGCCTGGATTGATGCGGCCACCCAGGGCTGGATGATCCTGGCCCCGGACCACTCCATCGCCTACATCAACGACCGGGCCGAACGCCTTCTTCATATCCCCTCCAATCGCCTGGTTCGTGGCATGAAGCTCCGGGATGTCCTCGACATTCCTGTCTTGGAGGAGTTGATCTTCAGCAGCCGCTATCAGCTGCGTTCCCAGCGTTGTGAATGGGATCAACAGGGGACCCCGCTGGAGGCAGTTGTTCTGCCGGGCAGTGACGAATGCTGGCTGGTGCTGATCCAGAGCCGTCAGTCCCTCGAAGCCCAGCAACAGCAGCAGGAACGCTGGGTGAGTGATGTGGCCCATGAGCTCAAGACCCCCCTCACCGCCCTGATGCTGGTGAGCGATCGGCTGGAACTGGCCGTCAAGGAAGACGACACGGCTCTGGTGCAACGGCTGCAGAAGGAACTCCGGCGTCTTCAGCTGCTGGTGGAAGACCTGCTGGAGCTGTCGCGGTTGGAAAACAGCCTGCCGCAGGACGACAGCGAGCATGTGCCCCTCACCCTGGAGGATCTGGTGGACAGCGCCTGGGGATCCATTGGCCCGATCGCGGAGGAACGGCGGGTGACGCTGCAGCTGGACCGCAGCGAATCCGGCCCCCTGCGTGGTGATCAGCGCCGGTTGCACCGTGCGGTGCTCAACCTTCTCGACAATGCCCTGCGCTACTCCCCTGATGAGAGCAGCATCGACGTGTCCGTCCGCCAGAGCGGTGGCTGGTGGTTGCTCAGCATTCGTGACCATGGCCCTGGCTTGAGTGAGGCCGATCTCACGCGCATGTTTCAACGCTTCTATCGGGGGGATCCCTCCCGCACCCGCTCCAACCGCAGCGGCAGTGGCCTGGGACTGGCGATCGTGCAGCAGATCGCCGTTAACCATGGCGGCCGCATCGAAGCTCGCAACCATCCCGCCGGTGGAGCCTGCATGGATCTGCTCCTGCCCCGGGAACCCCTGCAATGA
- a CDS encoding response regulator transcription factor, producing MDVTTLSAAVSTRRLLVVEDDDSIRETVGEALRAEGFEVQTCADGASALNLITAETSDPVDLIVLDLMLPGLGGLDLCRELRRINNTTPILVISARDSETDRVLGLEVGADDYLVKPFGLRELVARCRALLRRSSQSETSPSQQHSFTHANLCLYPSECRVTRDGTDLTLSPKEYKILELFIQNPKRVWSRDQLLEKIWGVDFIGDTKTVDVHIRWLREKVEQEPSSPQLIRTVRGFGYRFG from the coding sequence ATGGACGTGACAACCCTGTCTGCGGCTGTCTCCACCCGTCGTCTCCTCGTGGTGGAAGACGACGACAGCATCCGGGAAACAGTCGGAGAGGCCCTGCGCGCGGAAGGTTTTGAGGTGCAAACCTGCGCCGATGGCGCCTCAGCCCTCAATCTGATCACCGCTGAAACTTCAGATCCGGTGGATCTGATCGTGCTCGATCTGATGCTCCCCGGCTTGGGGGGGCTTGACCTTTGCCGCGAGCTCCGTCGCATCAACAACACCACCCCGATCCTGGTGATCAGCGCCCGTGACAGTGAGACCGATCGGGTGTTGGGGCTTGAGGTGGGCGCCGACGATTACCTGGTCAAACCCTTTGGGCTGCGCGAACTGGTGGCCCGTTGCAGGGCCTTACTGCGTCGGTCAAGTCAATCGGAGACGTCGCCCTCCCAACAGCATTCCTTCACTCACGCCAACCTGTGCCTGTATCCCAGTGAATGCAGGGTCACCCGGGATGGAACGGACCTCACACTCTCTCCCAAGGAATACAAGATCCTCGAGCTGTTCATCCAGAACCCCAAGCGCGTCTGGAGTCGCGATCAGCTGCTGGAGAAAATCTGGGGTGTCGACTTCATCGGTGACACCAAAACCGTGGATGTTCACATCCGCTGGCTGCGGGAAAAGGTTGAGCAGGAGCCCTCATCGCCTCAGTTGATCCGTACGGTTCGCGGCTTCGGTTATCGCTTCGGCTGA
- a CDS encoding AarF/ABC1/UbiB kinase family protein produces MRYDPGRDLGWLLLRPWVAIPRLVQVLWSLAGLVLVLLLRGGSNDPAVQQGLARRILNTLTGLGPCFIKLGQALSTRPDLVRRDWLEELTRLQDDLPAFPHATALACIREELGAPAEELFEEFPDTPIAAASLGQVYKARLQGQHWVAVKVQRPNLTFILRRDLLLIRALGVMTAPLLPLNLGFGLGGIIDEFGRSLFEEIDYGLEAANAERFSALFADNDAVYIPKVERMLSSTRVLTTTWIDGAKMRDSEELRSQRLDPTALIRTGVICGLQQLLEFGYFHADPHPGNLFALPGRTGDLGHVGYVDFGMMDSISDSDRLTLTGAVVHLINRDFSGLAKDFQSLGFLSPTADLTPIIPALEEVLGGSLGDSVGSFNFKAITDRFSELMFDYPFRVPARFALIIRAVVSQEGLALRLDPNFRIIAVAYPYVARRLLAGDTSEMREKLLEVIFDESGRLRLDRLESLLDVVGQDAPAPGKELIPVAGAGLRLLLSRDGADLRKRLLMTLIRDDRLHTDDVRALVGLLGRTFGPGRLAGGLLQRLNPLAAA; encoded by the coding sequence ATGCGTTACGACCCCGGGCGGGATCTCGGCTGGCTGCTGCTGCGTCCCTGGGTCGCCATTCCGCGCCTTGTTCAGGTGCTGTGGTCCCTGGCGGGGCTGGTGCTGGTGCTGCTGTTGCGTGGAGGCAGCAATGACCCCGCCGTTCAGCAGGGGCTGGCGCGTCGCATTCTCAACACCCTGACGGGTCTGGGGCCCTGCTTCATCAAGCTGGGACAGGCCCTCTCCACCCGACCTGATCTGGTGCGTCGGGACTGGCTGGAGGAACTGACACGCCTGCAGGACGATCTGCCGGCCTTTCCCCATGCCACCGCCCTGGCTTGCATCCGCGAGGAACTCGGTGCGCCGGCAGAGGAATTGTTTGAGGAGTTTCCCGACACCCCGATCGCCGCCGCCAGCCTGGGCCAGGTGTACAAGGCCCGTCTGCAGGGCCAGCACTGGGTTGCGGTGAAGGTGCAGCGGCCCAATCTCACCTTCATCCTGCGGCGGGATCTGCTGTTGATCCGGGCTTTGGGGGTGATGACGGCGCCGTTGCTGCCGCTCAACCTCGGTTTCGGGCTGGGCGGAATCATTGATGAGTTCGGCCGCAGCCTGTTCGAGGAGATCGATTACGGCCTGGAAGCGGCAAATGCCGAGCGGTTTTCGGCGCTTTTTGCAGATAACGATGCGGTCTACATCCCGAAGGTGGAGCGGATGCTCAGCTCCACCCGGGTGCTGACCACCACCTGGATCGATGGCGCCAAGATGCGTGACAGCGAAGAGCTGCGTTCCCAGCGTCTTGACCCAACGGCGTTGATCCGCACCGGCGTGATCTGCGGCCTGCAGCAACTCCTGGAGTTCGGCTATTTCCATGCCGACCCCCACCCCGGCAACCTCTTCGCCCTGCCGGGTCGCACCGGCGATCTCGGCCATGTGGGGTATGTCGACTTCGGGATGATGGATTCCATCAGCGATAGCGACCGGCTCACCCTCACCGGTGCTGTGGTGCACCTGATCAACCGTGACTTCTCCGGGTTGGCCAAGGACTTCCAATCCCTCGGGTTTCTCAGCCCCACGGCCGATCTCACTCCGATCATTCCTGCCCTTGAAGAGGTGCTCGGCGGCAGCCTCGGCGACTCGGTTGGATCGTTCAACTTCAAGGCGATCACCGACCGTTTCTCGGAGCTGATGTTCGATTACCCCTTCCGGGTTCCGGCGCGCTTCGCCTTGATCATCCGGGCCGTCGTCAGTCAGGAAGGCCTTGCCTTGCGGCTGGATCCGAACTTCCGAATCATTGCTGTGGCCTATCCGTACGTGGCCCGTCGACTGTTGGCGGGTGACACCAGCGAAATGCGCGAGAAGCTGCTGGAGGTGATCTTTGATGAATCAGGCCGCCTGCGCCTGGATCGGCTCGAAAGCTTGCTGGATGTGGTGGGTCAGGACGCTCCCGCTCCTGGGAAGGAATTGATCCCTGTGGCTGGGGCAGGTCTGCGGCTGCTGCTCAGCCGAGATGGTGCCGACCTGCGCAAACGTCTGCTGATGACGCTGATCCGTGACGATCGTCTTCACACCGACGACGTGCGTGCCCTGGTCGGCCTGCTGGGTCGCACCTTCGGCCCAGGGCGTCTGGCCGGCGGCCTGTTGCAGCGCCTCAACCCGTTGGCGGCAGCGTGA
- a CDS encoding aminotransferase class I/II-fold pyridoxal phosphate-dependent enzyme, with amino-acid sequence MALLPQLTRRLGQPLFLPAHGRGAALPDGLRQLLRRRAGVWDLPELPALGGPLEADGAIADSQRSAAAAMGVARCWYGVNGATGLLQAALLAMVRPGERVLLPRNVHRSLIQACVLGDLRPVLFDLPFQSDRGQPAPADSAWIERVLQALPRDGAPLRAAVLVHPTYQGYANDPTAVIQRLQQQGCCVLVDEAHGCHFAAGVDHPLPPSSLHCGADLVVHSLQKSAAALAQTAVLWLQGERLDPVRVERSLGLLQTTSPSALLLASCEEALQHWQRPKGRRQLLQRLQEAEALADGLRHSGVPLLSNQDPLRLILHTGQAGITGLDADDWFLPRGLVGELPEPASLTLCLGLARHRGLERQMRHHWQNLLQSFPDRTPLPAFEASPLPLVTSPAQSPTQAWTAEHQQVALKDAEGCIAAELLCPYPPGIPLLIPGERLDRQRQHWLERQQLFWGDQIPDALSVVSEG; translated from the coding sequence ATGGCGCTTCTGCCCCAGCTCACCCGTCGCCTCGGTCAGCCCCTGTTTCTGCCGGCCCACGGACGGGGGGCTGCCCTTCCGGATGGACTGCGTCAATTGCTGCGACGCCGCGCCGGCGTCTGGGACCTGCCGGAACTACCAGCCCTTGGCGGTCCGCTGGAGGCGGACGGCGCCATCGCAGACAGCCAACGCTCCGCCGCGGCAGCGATGGGGGTGGCGCGCTGCTGGTACGGGGTGAACGGGGCCACGGGGTTGCTGCAGGCCGCACTGCTGGCCATGGTCCGGCCCGGAGAGCGGGTGCTGCTGCCCCGCAACGTGCATCGCAGCCTGATTCAGGCCTGCGTTCTTGGGGACCTGCGGCCGGTGCTGTTCGATCTCCCCTTTCAAAGCGACCGGGGCCAGCCGGCACCGGCGGATTCGGCCTGGATCGAACGGGTGCTTCAGGCCCTACCCCGCGATGGAGCCCCCCTCCGTGCTGCAGTTCTGGTGCATCCCACCTACCAGGGCTATGCCAATGACCCAACGGCAGTAATTCAGCGGCTGCAGCAACAGGGCTGTTGCGTGCTGGTGGATGAAGCCCACGGCTGTCATTTCGCCGCTGGGGTGGACCATCCCCTCCCCCCCAGCTCTCTGCACTGCGGCGCTGATCTGGTGGTGCATTCCCTGCAGAAGTCGGCTGCAGCACTGGCGCAAACAGCGGTGCTCTGGCTGCAGGGGGAGCGTCTGGATCCCGTGCGCGTGGAACGCAGCCTGGGCCTGCTGCAAACCACCAGCCCCAGTGCGCTGCTGCTGGCCTCCTGCGAAGAAGCTCTTCAACACTGGCAGCGGCCCAAGGGACGCCGTCAGTTGCTGCAGCGTCTGCAGGAGGCGGAAGCGCTCGCCGATGGCCTGCGCCATAGCGGCGTGCCTCTGCTGAGCAACCAGGATCCTCTGCGCCTGATCCTGCACACGGGGCAGGCGGGCATCACCGGCCTGGATGCCGACGATTGGTTCCTGCCCCGCGGGTTGGTGGGCGAATTGCCGGAGCCAGCCAGCCTCACCCTCTGCCTGGGGCTGGCACGCCATAGAGGGCTGGAGCGGCAAATGAGACACCACTGGCAGAACCTGCTGCAGAGCTTCCCCGATCGCACTCCCTTGCCGGCCTTCGAAGCTTCACCGCTTCCGCTGGTCACCTCCCCAGCCCAGTCACCAACCCAGGCCTGGACGGCGGAGCATCAACAGGTGGCGTTGAAGGATGCGGAAGGGTGCATCGCGGCTGAATTGCTGTGCCCTTACCCACCGGGCATCCCCCTGCTGATTCCCGGCGAACGCCTCGATCGCCAGCGGCAGCACTGGCTTGAACGCCAGCAGCTGTTCTGGGGAGACCAGATCCCCGACGCACTTTCTGTGGTGAGCGAGGGCTGA
- a CDS encoding phosphatidate cytidylyltransferase gives MIREVVLDQSQAPAARAALRKRLISGLGVGGFGLLVVSLGGWWFTAALGGMVHLGLLEFFRMAQFKGIRPATKTTLVACQLLLFTTQWAIQGGLPADVAHAVLPLSGAAICGWLLLQPITGSIADIAASIFGLFYLGFLPSHWLSLRGLDNGLEITLSACLMIVATDIGSWAVGRRYGRRPLSPISPGKTIEGAIGGFISAMLIGLICGQLMGWALHGLPGLLLGALIALFALVGDLTESMMKRDAGVKDSGDVLPGHGGILDRIDSYLFTPAVVFYAIALCQPLLAP, from the coding sequence GTGATCCGTGAGGTTGTCCTCGATCAGAGCCAAGCACCAGCGGCCCGAGCAGCCCTGCGCAAGCGCTTGATCAGTGGCCTCGGTGTAGGCGGCTTTGGCCTGCTGGTGGTGAGCCTGGGGGGGTGGTGGTTCACCGCCGCCCTGGGGGGAATGGTGCACCTTGGCCTGCTGGAGTTCTTCCGGATGGCGCAATTCAAGGGAATTCGCCCCGCGACCAAAACCACCCTGGTGGCCTGCCAACTGCTGCTGTTCACCACCCAGTGGGCGATCCAGGGCGGGCTGCCGGCTGATGTGGCTCACGCTGTTCTGCCGCTCTCTGGAGCCGCCATCTGCGGTTGGCTGCTGCTGCAACCGATAACGGGGTCCATCGCCGACATTGCGGCATCGATCTTCGGGCTGTTCTACCTGGGGTTTTTGCCCAGCCACTGGCTGAGTCTGCGCGGTTTGGACAACGGTCTGGAGATCACCCTGTCGGCCTGCCTGATGATCGTGGCCACCGACATCGGCTCCTGGGCCGTGGGACGGCGTTACGGGCGTCGGCCCCTCTCACCGATCTCCCCAGGGAAAACCATCGAAGGAGCGATCGGGGGATTCATCTCGGCCATGCTGATCGGCCTGATCTGCGGCCAGCTGATGGGCTGGGCGCTGCATGGCCTGCCGGGCCTGCTGCTGGGGGCGCTGATCGCTCTGTTCGCCCTGGTGGGAGACCTGACGGAATCGATGATGAAACGCGATGCAGGCGTGAAGGACTCCGGTGACGTGCTGCCCGGCCATGGCGGGATCCTGGACCGGATCGACAGCTATCTGTTCACCCCAGCTGTGGTCTTCTACGCGATCGCTCTGTGCCAACCACTGTTGGCCCCATAA
- a CDS encoding DUF2993 domain-containing protein: MADPVLNVLAGALRLWIRSQCDSIGSLELALNGSSWSLLRGRLDGVTLTARDACFQGLPLQHVELRSGPIAVDMKLLSPGQMLALKQPFQVAGEVSFNGRQLNSAFLAEPWRWLGDWMAEQLMGLSPLGALRIDVDLLELQVPVAAHQDPVRRRFRLNAEQGTLCFLPETADEPRTLLPMDPAIRIEQVQLAGGQLALKGQASVTP; encoded by the coding sequence ATGGCTGATCCTGTTCTCAATGTGCTGGCAGGGGCCCTGCGCCTGTGGATTCGCAGCCAATGCGACAGCATCGGTAGCCTCGAACTGGCCCTGAACGGCTCCAGCTGGTCATTGCTGCGGGGGCGTCTGGATGGTGTGACCCTCACGGCGAGGGATGCCTGTTTCCAGGGGCTGCCCTTGCAGCATGTTGAGTTGCGCAGCGGTCCGATTGCGGTGGACATGAAGCTGCTCAGTCCCGGTCAGATGCTGGCCTTGAAGCAGCCGTTCCAGGTGGCGGGCGAGGTGAGTTTCAACGGCCGTCAGCTCAACAGCGCGTTTCTGGCCGAACCCTGGCGCTGGCTCGGGGACTGGATGGCTGAACAGCTGATGGGGCTCAGCCCGTTGGGGGCGCTGCGCATTGACGTGGATCTGCTCGAGTTGCAGGTGCCCGTCGCGGCCCATCAAGACCCTGTTCGCCGTCGCTTCCGCCTCAATGCGGAGCAGGGAACACTGTGCTTCCTGCCGGAGACCGCCGATGAACCGCGCACCCTGCTGCCGATGGACCCCGCCATTCGAATCGAGCAGGTGCAGCTGGCGGGTGGCCAGCTGGCCCTCAAAGGCCAGGCCAGCGTCACTCCATAG